The DNA region gaaaaataaataaatgcttaGAATATGCTTGAAAAATCAGCTTAGCTACCACCAGTACTAGCTTGGTAGGATAGTAAGACGAAATCCTCTCCAATTATCCTCCAAATAACTACTCAATTTTTTCAACAACACCCACCGGAATTGGACCTAAAGTTACTTTGTTTATAACCAAACTACAGGTCAATTTCAATGATCATCAATAAAAAACTTTGACAATTAAATATTCAGAAGATTTGCTAGCAGCATcatacataaccaagttacCATACTTTAATTATTAGGAGCAAAAGACCATCCTTATATTAAGGCATAAAATTAAGAGGAGGGTATTTCTTTGATTATTCTAGGCATCCCctagaaaacaacaaagtaaaTGAAATGAAGTGGAATTATATGGTATAAATccttaatgtttttttatttactaatttaTAAATACATACAAGTCAACAAATTCTAGAAGCCACAAATAGAGGGTAAACCACGCACAATGAGTGACATGCATGTTTGAAGATCTGCCTACATACATCTCAAAATGTCaatgaagcaaaaaaaaaaagttacaaagaaagattaaagaagaaaaaaaggggcATTGAGATTACACCAATTTTCTATGAAGTCCATCCCATTTCACATGATAGTACAATTTGGTTCAGAGCCATAGGGCTCGTAAACCACTCTATACGAATCAAACTGAGGTGGGCAACACGGTGGTGGCATGATACATTGAAATGGTGGTGGATCTTTCTTACCATCTCCATCTTTcttaccttcttttttcttatcatctccatctttcttttcatcttttttctcACCAGCGGGTTTATCTTTGACTTCCTCTACAGTCTCTAACCTTGCATACCCAACCTTCTTCCTCAACGTGTTTGTCAAGCAAGCTGCATCAACTCTTTCTCCAATCACCACCACTTGATCTCTGTCTACACCTTGTAATGACACTGACATAACACCTATGTATAACATtataaatcaagagagagaaacaaaaaatcaaaatactaagCAATTGAGTTCAATGGCTGGTACTAAATTGACATGGGAGATCAAGTTTTGAACAACTTTAAGTATGATAAACTCATACATACACACCATCTGTTGCAGCGGCTACCTTCATGGCTTTGGACCGGCATTTGTCACATCTCACCTGCACCTTGATGACTATCTTTTGCTGCACACCATTAGACCATAGAAAAATGCCATGGTTATTATGTTGGCTTGGACAGGACCAATATTGTAGTAGACAGCATATATTTTAATGTTTCTTTTATCCTGGCTCAAAAATGGtattaagagagagaataagCCTATAGACAAGGAAattcaaataaactaaaacatGAATTTCATTTCCTGTTCTTGTCTTGTAAATAGTTCCCGGAAGAAAATTGAGTTATTTTTGGCCATGGAGAATTGACAAGGAGAACTACTACTATTCAGATACGAGATATCCACCCTGATCACTATGAGTACATTTGTCCAAATTGACATATCTAAAGGAATCAATGCCAAACTTGCTGGATTCTTAGCAATATATGAGAGAATTGGCCATTAGGGTCCCTAGAAAGCTCAtttgaagaaatcaaagagAGATTTGTTACTTATTTGCTATGATTGAAAATCATTTTACATGCAGTCTTTCTCCACTTAAAAGTGAAATCAATGCTGTATAGTCATTTTGCAATAAGCCAGACAATTGAAGATATGTTTAAGCTACAAGGTAAATATGCATGACAATAAACCTAACCATAAAGGaaaccatttttttcattttccaatgAAACAAATGGATTAAGAATAgcataaaaatgttgtttagaCTAGAAGGCTTACCTTCATATTTTGAAATGCTTGACAAAAGAGCCGGGTTTTCGAAGAGAGCGCAAATGTTTTAGTATCTATGACAATCAGATGAAGAATAAGAAGAGAATGAAGCtctttatatacatacatacatacatacatatatatatatatatacacacacacacactcacacacacacacacacacacacacacacacacatatatatataaaagcattaAAATTCCAATTAACTTGTCTACATGTGATTACTAACCCTTTGATTAGGAAATATAAGGTCAAAGCTGGCGATCCACTTTCCATGGGTCAAACATTAACTGACGTATTTAACTAAGCTTTGCTGATGATCATCTCTTATCATActgtaaatttaaaattttactacaaatcTATGAACAAAGTCACAAGTCAACTATTAATAACAACACTGATTGAGAGAGTATCACTATACAATCCACACCATCACGTGTCTAGATTAATATAGTGACGGCGATACCTAATGAAGCAGGCTCAACTTGATCCGTCTCCAAATTGTACTGGCTTttcaaatatttaagatttCTGTGTGAGAAAATTACTCAGATTCAACTGTAAGGGAGAGAGTGTTAGCTCGAGCTCGATCTTCTGGTTGTATAGtacattataaatattgtttATCCATTCTCTCTTTTTGTCAGTACgtaagaattaaaattaaaaaaaaaaaaaaaaaaaaaaaaaaattatagttctAAAACCTTTTGCACCAATTATGGATCCTCAATAAATAATGAGCTCAACCACaggtatttttctttatttttatatctcaTCTCAtgctctcaattttttttttttttcaaatgtataataaattttgttgcTTCCAAATATtctgaaattaaatttaaattgtatGAATGTAATTAAAGAGATTAGTGATTCAATGACATTGTCTAATTCTTTCTCACATGAAAAAACTTCAAACTGAATCCCTTTTCCTCACTTAtagtaagggaaaaaaaagttcaaattgattgaatggtttttgtttttttaaataattgaatgCTTTAAGTTTACACAATATAGCACGAGGAAATATGGTAATATTGGGCCAACCTCATCCTCGACATGTCTTGGTTCAATATTGTAgatatggacaaaatttaggtacagtactttaaGTACTGTTCCTTAAGTTCCCTTTTCAAGATTCAGTCATGTAGCTACTTAACTAAATAATACACTTCCATCTCATGAGAAAAatccacatggcagaatcttaagaggTGAACTTAAGGAACTGTACCTAAGTGTTGCCCTTGTAGACAcaaccccttttttttctttttctttttttgataggaagacACAACCTAAGTGAAAATTATAGAGAAAGCCATTTAGTACAAATTATAGAGAAAGcctttgtattttttatgaACCAATCATGTAAATTATGAACTAGTGATGCATCTTTTTCCTCCGTGAAAATAAGTAATGTCATTTTAAGATACAAAACAATGCTACAAGAATGTACATGAAAGTTTACtccaaatgataaaaaataaaaaataaagaatagtATTTTGCATAACGTGTAATACAAATACCATTCGGTTGTATTCAAGATCCCACTCAC from Castanea sativa cultivar Marrone di Chiusa Pesio chromosome 6, ASM4071231v1 includes:
- the LOC142641602 gene encoding heavy metal-associated isoprenylated plant protein 47-like, whose amino-acid sequence is MKQKIVIKVQVRCDKCRSKAMKVAAATDGVMSVSLQGVDRDQVVVIGERVDAACLTNTLRKKVGYARLETVEEVKDKPAGEKKDEKKDGDDKKKEGKKDGDGKKDPPPFQCIMPPPCCPPQFDSYRVVYEPYGSEPNCTIM